Proteins from one Romboutsia sp. CE17 genomic window:
- a CDS encoding MarR family winged helix-turn-helix transcriptional regulator, translating to MKNLTCVQKWVIVYLSDHEGQDVFQRDLEEEFSIRRSTATGILQLMEKNDLIIRQPVSYDARLKKIVLTKKASEIQNEIHREIEKHDKKLREGITEEELEVFFKVMKKIKKKLGE from the coding sequence ATGAAGAATTTAACATGTGTTCAAAAATGGGTCATAGTTTATTTAAGTGACCATGAAGGGCAGGATGTATTTCAAAGGGATTTAGAAGAAGAATTTTCTATTAGACGTTCAACAGCTACTGGTATTTTACAACTTATGGAGAAGAATGATCTAATTATTAGACAGCCGGTATCTTATGATGCAAGGTTGAAAAAAATAGTTTTAACTAAAAAAGCATCTGAAATTCAGAATGAGATTCATAGAGAAATTGAAAAACATGATAAGAAACTTAGAGAAGGAATTACAGAAGAAGAGTTAGAAGTGTTTTTTAAGGTCATGAAAAAAATAAAGAAAAAATTAGGTGAATAA
- a CDS encoding molybdopterin-binding protein, with protein sequence MKKIKTVDAVGQVLCHDITQILPGEFKGRKFKKGHVVKEEDIPVLLSLGKDNLYVWEKQEGMMHENDGALYLKDIAAGENLEFSEIKEGKIDFISSIDGLLKIDVNALFELNSIDDIMMATLHNNFEVKKGTKVAGTRVIPLLIEEEKLEKAKEVLSGRKIVNVLPFKPKKVGIVTTGNEVYHKRIVDKFGPVIKGKLEKYNCEVMGQVICPDDKEMIKEAIMNFINEGAELICCTGGMSVDPDDVTPTAIKECGGELVTYGSPILPGAMFLLAYYGEVPIMGIPGCAMYNKTTVFDVILPRLLIDEKLTKADIAAYGHGGLCMQCDVCTYPACNFAKI encoded by the coding sequence ATGAAAAAAATAAAAACTGTAGACGCTGTGGGACAAGTATTATGCCATGATATAACTCAAATTTTACCAGGAGAATTTAAAGGTAGAAAATTTAAGAAAGGTCATGTAGTTAAAGAAGAAGATATACCAGTTTTACTATCATTAGGAAAAGATAATCTATATGTATGGGAAAAACAAGAGGGTATGATGCATGAAAATGATGGAGCTTTATATTTAAAAGATATAGCAGCTGGAGAAAATTTAGAGTTTAGTGAAATAAAAGAGGGGAAAATCGACTTTATATCAAGTATAGATGGATTACTTAAAATAGATGTAAATGCACTATTTGAGCTTAACTCTATAGATGATATAATGATGGCGACACTTCATAACAATTTTGAAGTGAAAAAAGGAACAAAAGTTGCTGGAACAAGGGTAATACCATTACTGATAGAAGAAGAAAAATTAGAAAAAGCAAAAGAAGTGCTAAGTGGAAGAAAAATAGTAAATGTGCTTCCATTTAAACCTAAAAAAGTAGGTATAGTAACAACTGGAAATGAAGTATATCATAAGAGAATAGTAGACAAGTTTGGCCCAGTTATAAAAGGGAAGTTAGAAAAATATAATTGTGAAGTAATGGGACAGGTAATATGCCCAGATGACAAAGAAATGATAAAAGAAGCTATTATGAATTTTATAAATGAAGGTGCAGAACTTATTTGTTGTACTGGTGGTATGAGTGTAGATCCAGATGATGTAACACCTACAGCTATAAAAGAGTGTGGAGGAGAATTAGTAACTTATGGTTCTCCAATACTTCCTGGAGCAATGTTCTTATTAGCATATTATGGTGAAGTACCAATAATGGGTATACCAGGATGTGCTATGTATAATAAAACTACTGTGTTTGATGTAATATTACCAAGACTTTTAATTGATGAAAAGTTAACAAAAGCTGATATAGCAGCATATGGTCACGGTGGACTTTGTATGCAATGTGATGTTTGTACTTACCCAGCTTGTAATTTTGCAAAAATATAA
- the mocA gene encoding molybdenum cofactor cytidylyltransferase, with translation MVNAIIMASGFSKRMGENKLLLDYKGISIIEHVFKEVSKSNFKEVTLVSQYGEVLKLGKEYNFKCIKNNNADIGQSESIKLGIKNSSNCDGYMFFVGDQPKIRSEMINMLIKRFEENKDKIVIPRSNNRTGNPVIFPYNKKEELLLLKNDEKGKKIINNSSEIIYLEVDDELLFDIDTKKDYERLRGEQK, from the coding sequence ATGGTAAATGCAATTATAATGGCATCAGGTTTTTCTAAGCGAATGGGAGAGAATAAGTTATTATTAGATTATAAAGGGATTTCTATTATTGAACATGTATTTAAGGAAGTTAGTAAGTCAAATTTTAAAGAAGTTACTTTGGTAAGTCAATATGGAGAAGTTTTAAAATTAGGCAAAGAGTACAATTTTAAATGTATAAAAAATAATAATGCAGATATAGGTCAAAGTGAGTCTATAAAGCTTGGTATAAAAAATAGTTCAAACTGTGATGGATATATGTTCTTTGTAGGAGATCAACCTAAAATAAGAAGTGAAATGATAAATATGCTTATAAAAAGATTTGAGGAAAATAAAGATAAAATTGTTATTCCAAGGTCTAATAATAGAACAGGAAATCCAGTAATATTTCCATATAATAAAAAAGAAGAGTTACTTTTATTAAAAAATGATGAAAAGGGAAAAAAGATAATAAATAACAGCTCTGAAATAATATATCTAGAAGTAGATGATGAACTGTTATTTGATATAGATACAAAAAAAGACTATGAAAGATTAAGGGGAGAGCAGAAATGA
- the yqeC gene encoding selenium cofactor biosynthesis protein YqeC has translation MFLENIIDISKKEIITVVGAGGKTSFINYFSEYYRNKCRVLMTTTTKIYKPKENQYDNIYMTKDIKKINLYKNNGLTVVGKYINSENKIIGLETNELETIENYFDLILIEGDGSKKKKLKGWKNYEPVVYHKTTKTVGILDITSYGMDVNSENIHNLKEFLDLTNINEEKVGLNHFKHIILSKNGLFKNSFGEKILFLNKVESEEFEKIALDLINLINKENHNIVIFYGSIKNNYYKVG, from the coding sequence ATGTTTTTAGAAAATATTATAGATATAAGTAAAAAAGAAATTATAACAGTAGTAGGAGCAGGGGGAAAAACATCTTTTATAAATTATTTTTCAGAATATTACAGAAATAAATGTAGAGTACTTATGACGACAACAACTAAGATATATAAGCCAAAAGAAAATCAATATGATAATATTTATATGACGAAAGATATAAAAAAAATAAACTTATATAAAAATAATGGCCTGACTGTAGTAGGTAAATATATAAATAGCGAAAATAAGATTATTGGTTTAGAGACTAATGAATTAGAAACAATAGAAAATTATTTTGATCTGATTTTAATAGAAGGTGATGGTTCTAAAAAAAAGAAATTAAAGGGTTGGAAAAATTATGAGCCTGTTGTTTACCATAAAACTACAAAAACAGTAGGAATATTAGATATAACATCTTATGGTATGGATGTAAATAGTGAAAATATACATAATTTAAAAGAGTTTTTAGACTTAACTAATATTAATGAAGAAAAAGTAGGCTTAAATCACTTTAAACATATTATTCTTAGTAAGAATGGATTATTTAAAAATTCATTTGGAGAAAAAATCTTATTTTTAAACAAGGTTGAAAGTGAAGAATTTGAAAAAATAGCTTTAGACCTTATAAATCTTATAAATAAAGAAAATCACAATATAGTTATATTTTATGGAAGTATAAAAAATAACTATTACAAGGTGGGATAG
- a CDS encoding cell division protein, translated as MENINKNAKIIGIGNEGIKNLDSIYNVVKNNVDIEKININQDVDKEYVRQLLDGIDILLLTYSTLDKRAVDIVKAISFMAGERRVLSIGFNSSQKEHKEELGLNREFIINDDNCSEIMNLMNMMIESVSYDCMVSLDLTDLKELFATEQGLKYSYKSFDKSFTSDKISEELLNNLKEIKSDFTEKKGIMFVEMVKGEESLDLLNEVLTKVQENSTSTYEIIFSLYLKEDTNNEIKIGLICN; from the coding sequence ATGGAAAACATCAATAAAAATGCAAAAATAATAGGGATAGGAAATGAAGGAATCAAAAACCTAGACTCTATATATAATGTAGTTAAAAATAATGTTGATATTGAAAAAATAAATATTAATCAAGACGTAGATAAAGAATATGTTAGACAATTATTAGATGGTATAGATATACTACTATTAACTTACTCTACTTTAGATAAAAGAGCAGTAGATATAGTAAAAGCAATATCATTTATGGCAGGTGAGAGAAGAGTATTAAGTATAGGTTTTAACTCTTCACAAAAAGAACATAAAGAAGAATTAGGTTTAAATCGAGAATTTATAATAAATGATGATAATTGTAGTGAAATTATGAATTTAATGAATATGATGATAGAATCAGTATCATATGACTGTATGGTAAGTTTAGACCTAACAGATTTAAAAGAATTATTTGCAACAGAACAAGGATTAAAATATTCTTATAAGTCATTTGATAAGAGTTTTACATCGGATAAAATATCTGAAGAACTTTTAAATAATTTAAAAGAAATTAAATCTGACTTTACTGAAAAGAAGGGAATTATGTTTGTAGAAATGGTTAAAGGAGAAGAATCACTTGATCTTTTAAATGAAGTATTGACTAAGGTACAAGAAAATTCTACTTCTACATATGAAATAATATTCTCTCTTTACTTAAAAGAAGATACTAATAATGAAATAAAAATAGGATTAATATGTAACTAA
- a CDS encoding QueT transporter family protein, whose translation MTKKTKALTTTAIVAALYATITLALSFIAYGPIQFRLSEVMTLLPLINKRYIVGLTLGCFLANILGPYGVPDIIFGTIATFISVYLVYLTGKYMKDKKGMVLVASLWPVVVNAIIVAAQLKIFFNIPLFITMLQVGFGQFVVVTIIGVPLFKAINNKYGKYLKNMF comes from the coding sequence ATGACTAAGAAAACAAAAGCTTTGACAACAACTGCAATAGTAGCAGCTTTATATGCAACAATAACATTAGCATTATCATTTATAGCTTATGGACCAATACAATTTAGACTATCTGAAGTGATGACTTTATTACCACTTATAAATAAAAGATATATAGTAGGATTAACATTAGGATGTTTTTTAGCAAATATACTAGGTCCTTATGGAGTTCCAGACATAATATTTGGTACAATAGCAACATTTATAAGTGTATACTTAGTATATTTAACAGGAAAATATATGAAAGATAAAAAGGGAATGGTTTTAGTAGCATCATTATGGCCAGTTGTAGTAAATGCTATAATAGTAGCAGCGCAATTAAAAATATTCTTTAATATACCTTTATTTATAACTATGTTACAGGTAGGATTTGGTCAATTTGTAGTAGTAACTATAATAGGTGTACCTTTATTTAAAGCTATAAATAATAAATATGGAAAATATTTAAAGAATATGTTTTAA
- the rfbA gene encoding glucose-1-phosphate thymidylyltransferase RfbA translates to MKGILLAGGFGTRLYPLTSAISKQALPIYDKPMIYYPLSVLMLADIRDILIISTKRDIIVFKEMFGNGNQIGINLSYKVQDYPNGIAEALIISEDFIGDDNVCLILGDNFFYGDELIKLIHTISSSKSEATIFGYKVFNPKDFSVVEFDKNYKVLSIEEKPLNPKSNYVIPGIFIYNKKACSIARNLTLSKRGKLEITDVNLEYLKRNKLNLKILSNDVVWLDIKNSSTLLDASILVQNIQSKESTYIASLEEIAYKKGYITKNHLSNLAMPLLKTDYGIYLKKIVDNS, encoded by the coding sequence ATGAAGGGTATATTACTAGCTGGTGGATTCGGTACTAGGCTCTATCCTCTAACAAGTGCTATTTCTAAGCAAGCCTTGCCAATTTATGATAAACCAATGATATATTACCCTCTATCTGTTTTAATGTTGGCAGATATAAGAGATATCTTAATAATATCAACTAAAAGAGATATTATTGTTTTTAAAGAAATGTTTGGAAATGGGAATCAAATAGGAATTAATTTATCTTATAAGGTTCAAGATTATCCAAATGGAATAGCTGAAGCTTTAATTATTAGTGAGGATTTTATAGGCGATGATAATGTGTGCTTAATATTAGGAGATAACTTTTTTTATGGCGACGAACTTATAAAACTTATACATACTATTTCTAGTAGTAAATCTGAAGCAACAATATTTGGATATAAGGTATTTAACCCTAAAGATTTTTCTGTTGTTGAGTTTGATAAAAACTATAAAGTATTATCTATTGAAGAAAAACCTTTAAATCCTAAAAGTAACTATGTAATTCCTGGAATTTTTATTTACAATAAAAAGGCATGTAGTATAGCTAGAAATCTAACACTATCAAAAAGAGGTAAGCTAGAAATAACAGATGTAAATTTAGAATATTTAAAAAGAAATAAACTTAATCTAAAAATTTTGAGTAATGATGTAGTCTGGTTAGACATAAAAAACTCAAGTACTTTGCTTGATGCTAGTATATTAGTTCAAAATATTCAATCTAAAGAAAGTACCTATATAGCTTCTTTAGAAGAAATTGCATATAAAAAAGGATATATTACAAAGAACCATTTATCTAATTTAGCAATGCCTTTACTTAAAACTGATTATGGAATTTATCTAAAAAAAATAGTAGATAACTCCTAA
- a CDS encoding SDR family oxidoreductase has protein sequence MVFPNSFPKQHQNYQPGLEYEMMPNPIYDCPLYNKQSDRLKDKVAIISGGDSGIGRAVSIAFAKSGCDVSIIYYNEDEDAMVTKKKIEDEGRKCLLIKGDIKESKFCKEAVESTLKEYNKINILVNNSAVQYTQKNLYDIDDEQFDKTFKTNVYGAFYLTKAALPHLKCGDSIINTTSVVAYHGHETLIDYSMTKGALTTFTRSLSMQLAAKGIRVNAVAPGPIWTPLIPSSFDEQEVAKFGSNNPMKRAGQPVECAGAYVFLASDESSFITGQTIHINGGEIVNG, from the coding sequence ATGGTTTTTCCAAATTCATTTCCAAAGCAACATCAAAATTATCAACCAGGACTTGAGTATGAAATGATGCCAAATCCTATATATGACTGTCCATTATATAATAAACAAAGTGACAGATTAAAAGATAAAGTCGCTATTATTAGTGGGGGAGATAGTGGAATAGGAAGAGCAGTTTCTATTGCTTTTGCAAAATCAGGATGTGATGTAAGTATAATCTATTATAATGAAGATGAAGATGCTATGGTCACAAAGAAAAAGATTGAAGATGAAGGTAGAAAATGCCTTTTAATTAAAGGTGACATAAAAGAAAGTAAGTTTTGTAAAGAAGCAGTAGAATCCACTTTAAAAGAATACAATAAGATAAATATATTAGTAAATAATTCAGCAGTACAATATACACAAAAGAACTTATATGACATAGATGATGAGCAATTTGATAAAACTTTTAAGACTAATGTTTATGGTGCGTTTTATCTAACAAAAGCTGCATTACCTCATTTAAAATGCGGTGATAGTATAATAAATACAACATCTGTTGTTGCATATCATGGACATGAAACACTAATAGACTATTCTATGACTAAAGGTGCATTAACAACATTCACTAGATCTTTATCTATGCAATTAGCAGCAAAAGGAATAAGAGTTAATGCAGTAGCACCAGGACCTATATGGACACCATTAATACCTTCAAGTTTTGATGAGCAAGAGGTTGCAAAATTTGGTAGTAACAACCCTATGAAAAGAGCAGGTCAGCCAGTAGAATGTGCTGGTGCTTATGTATTTTTAGCAAGTGACGAGTCATCTTTTATAACTGGACAAACTATACATATAAATGGTGGAGAAATAGTAAATGGATAG
- the nhaA gene encoding Na+/H+ antiporter NhaA, producing the protein MRFLRTYRKPAKLEFFTTLLLILSTILALAVYNSPLRGIYKYIFDKTYIFSSFTLHTFINDFLMSIFFLVAGLEIKYEILHGNLSSLKKSSFPVLASIGGVVVPALIFFHFNKNTPYLNGICIPISTDIAFAVGLFSIFRKKLNTSLKIFLLSLAIVDDLISIAAIGIIYSLDLNLDYFTIALIILCVLCIANLVFNVESITYYLIGGACLWYFIHLSGVHSTVSGILLALAIPSKSTNYSLSTLERLQRVLVPINSLIVIPLFAFANTGISLNYNLDFSKAPTLSLGIIVGLCVGKPLGIMLFSYISCLLGIAEKPSYINWSSIFLVSLIAGVGFTMSIFISEIAFIRDAALINIAKMSILMSALISLCSTSMAILIYSFISKKYKGEYNHNSNKYRIS; encoded by the coding sequence TTGCGTTTTTTAAGAACATATAGAAAACCAGCCAAATTAGAATTTTTTACGACTCTTTTATTAATATTGTCAACTATATTAGCATTGGCTGTATATAATAGTCCTCTTAGGGGTATTTATAAGTACATATTTGATAAAACTTATATTTTTTCTAGCTTTACCTTACATACATTTATAAATGATTTTTTAATGTCAATTTTCTTCTTAGTAGCAGGGCTTGAGATTAAATATGAAATACTTCATGGAAACTTATCTAGCTTAAAAAAGTCCTCTTTTCCTGTTCTTGCATCAATTGGAGGTGTTGTAGTTCCAGCTTTAATATTCTTTCATTTTAATAAAAATACTCCTTATTTAAATGGAATTTGTATTCCTATATCTACAGATATAGCCTTTGCTGTTGGTTTATTTTCAATATTTAGAAAAAAACTAAATACATCATTAAAAATATTCTTACTATCACTAGCAATTGTAGATGATCTAATATCCATTGCAGCTATAGGAATTATTTATTCTTTAGATTTAAATTTAGATTATTTTACTATTGCTTTAATTATTTTATGTGTTCTTTGTATAGCTAATTTAGTTTTTAATGTTGAAAGTATTACTTATTATCTTATTGGAGGAGCTTGCCTTTGGTATTTTATTCACTTAAGTGGTGTTCACTCTACAGTTAGTGGTATTTTATTAGCTCTAGCTATTCCTTCTAAATCCACAAATTATAGCTTAAGTACTTTAGAAAGACTTCAAAGAGTTTTAGTCCCTATAAATAGTTTAATTGTTATACCCCTATTTGCTTTTGCAAATACAGGTATTTCTCTTAATTATAATTTAGACTTTTCTAAAGCTCCTACCTTATCTTTAGGTATAATAGTTGGTTTATGTGTAGGTAAACCTCTTGGCATTATGTTATTTTCTTATATATCCTGTTTGTTAGGTATTGCTGAAAAACCGTCATATATAAACTGGTCATCTATATTTCTAGTATCTTTAATTGCTGGTGTAGGTTTTACAATGTCTATATTTATATCTGAAATTGCTTTTATAAGAGATGCTGCCCTTATTAATATTGCTAAAATGTCTATTTTAATGTCCGCCTTAATCTCTTTATGCTCAACCAGTATGGCTATATTAATATATAGCTTCATCAGTAAAAAATATAAAGGCGAATACAATCATAACTCAAACAAATATCGTATTTCTTAA
- a CDS encoding L-lactate MFS transporter, producing MDKIENKKKSNKYLVFMAAFLIIFSCAAISAFSVFKNQWTEMTGSDGVGFALSVYQFSMACFGIIGGIIYDKVGPKKLMYAGGLLFGAGWFFSAFATNIWMLYFTFGIIAGAGNGVMYSPALNTAIRWFPDKKGTISGLLLCSASLGPLFLSQIGTSMVNKFGANSFMYIGIFYLLVVWCVSWAMEVPSKEWEEENYPIKSTSSKETKDFSPKEMLSTGTFWFLIIIFAIGNTAGLMMIGNLSPIAQGQLALSEAGAATLVSINCIANFIGRLVMGRLCDKLGENKCLILIFILTIISLLGLSISSNVFIFTTFLVLLGGAFGGVLVVFPPLTSKTFGVKYAGTNYGIMFFGYSAGAFLGPYIAQTAKLDGTGVDAYKYVYLVAMIVAALGLILSLVLNMRKKKLYN from the coding sequence ATGGATAAGATTGAAAATAAAAAGAAAAGTAATAAGTATTTAGTTTTTATGGCAGCATTTTTAATTATATTTAGTTGTGCAGCTATATCTGCATTTTCTGTATTTAAAAATCAGTGGACTGAAATGACCGGATCTGATGGTGTTGGATTCGCTCTAAGTGTATATCAATTCTCAATGGCTTGCTTTGGTATTATAGGTGGTATCATATACGATAAAGTTGGACCAAAGAAATTAATGTATGCAGGTGGTCTTTTATTTGGAGCAGGTTGGTTTTTTTCTGCATTTGCAACTAATATTTGGATGTTGTATTTTACATTTGGAATTATTGCAGGAGCAGGGAATGGTGTAATGTATAGTCCTGCACTAAATACTGCAATAAGATGGTTTCCTGATAAAAAGGGAACAATATCAGGATTATTATTATGCTCAGCATCTCTAGGTCCATTATTCTTATCTCAAATAGGTACTTCAATGGTAAATAAATTTGGTGCAAATAGCTTTATGTATATAGGTATTTTTTACTTATTAGTAGTATGGTGTGTAAGTTGGGCAATGGAAGTTCCTTCTAAAGAATGGGAAGAAGAAAACTATCCTATCAAGTCTACATCATCTAAAGAAACAAAAGATTTTTCTCCAAAAGAAATGCTATCCACTGGTACTTTTTGGTTTTTAATAATAATATTTGCAATTGGAAATACAGCAGGTTTAATGATGATAGGAAATTTATCACCTATAGCTCAAGGGCAATTAGCCTTAAGTGAAGCAGGCGCTGCAACATTAGTATCTATAAATTGTATTGCAAACTTTATAGGTAGACTTGTTATGGGAAGATTATGTGATAAATTAGGTGAAAATAAATGCTTAATACTTATTTTTATATTAACAATAATTAGTTTACTAGGATTAAGTATATCATCTAATGTATTTATATTTACTACTTTCTTAGTACTATTAGGGGGAGCTTTTGGAGGCGTACTTGTTGTATTTCCTCCACTTACATCAAAAACTTTCGGTGTTAAGTATGCAGGAACTAACTATGGAATAATGTTTTTTGGATATTCAGCAGGCGCATTTTTAGGACCATACATTGCACAAACAGCAAAATTAGATGGTACAGGTGTTGATGCATATAAATATGTTTACTTAGTTGCAATGATAGTTGCAGCATTAGGATTAATACTTAGTTTAGTACTAAATATGAGAAAGAAAAAATTATATAACTAA
- a CDS encoding LysR family transcriptional regulator, whose product MNLSQLYYFRKLAQLQHYTKASKELYITQPSLSDSISALEKELGVSLFRKHGRNIKLTDHGEKFYKFVCNSLNELEKGIDTIKMDSNIIKGTIDLGCIPTLCGDFLPRAIKGFSKDMHSKAKFNIHQGMTLSVIDGIKSGKYDLGFCSKVDNEPDLIFIPIIAQELILLVNKEHPLSTFKYLSLNELSDYPIITYRDTISIGKTIKKLLIENSLSASFSFDDEITIGGIISEASMINGKPTVAIAANTPLLRQFDNIKHIKLNIPSDTRLVYMVYNKNNYFTKLSENFANYIVAKEMNLP is encoded by the coding sequence ATGAACCTTTCTCAGCTATATTATTTTCGAAAATTAGCTCAATTACAGCACTATACTAAAGCCTCGAAAGAACTATACATAACACAACCAAGTTTAAGCGATTCAATTTCTGCATTAGAGAAAGAACTAGGTGTATCTTTATTTAGAAAGCACGGAAGAAATATTAAGCTTACAGATCACGGAGAAAAATTTTATAAGTTTGTATGTAACTCGTTAAATGAATTAGAAAAAGGAATCGATACTATAAAGATGGATTCTAATATAATTAAAGGAACTATAGACTTAGGTTGCATCCCTACTTTGTGTGGTGATTTTCTTCCTAGAGCAATAAAAGGCTTCTCAAAAGATATGCATTCAAAGGCAAAATTTAATATACATCAAGGTATGACTTTATCTGTAATAGATGGAATAAAGTCTGGAAAATACGACCTTGGATTTTGTTCTAAAGTTGATAATGAGCCTGATTTAATTTTCATTCCAATAATTGCTCAAGAACTTATTTTATTAGTAAATAAAGAACATCCATTATCTACCTTTAAATACTTATCATTAAATGAATTATCTGACTATCCTATTATTACATATCGAGATACTATATCTATTGGAAAAACTATAAAAAAATTATTAATTGAAAATAGTTTAAGTGCATCTTTTTCTTTTGATGATGAAATTACTATAGGTGGAATTATCTCTGAAGCATCTATGATTAATGGTAAGCCTACAGTAGCCATTGCTGCAAATACTCCCCTTTTGAGACAATTTGATAATATAAAACATATAAAGCTAAATATACCTTCTGATACTAGATTAGTATACATGGTATACAACAAAAACAACTACTTTACTAAACTATCTGAAAATTTCGCTAATTATATTGTGGCTAAGGAAATGAATTTGCCTTAA
- the fadK gene encoding medium-chain fatty-acid--CoA ligase — MKGTKINDAQKHLYIQKGYWKDKTLLEYWNESVEKYRKKEFVVDDKGKRYTYEDIDKKASILARYFIEKGIKPLDIISYQIPVWCEFIIISIACIKVGAIMNPIGMCYKSNELIYLLNLSKTKIFICPSFFHKTNYEESILSVKEKITNLKSIVIIDKHKKINSSCDNFYKILDNYLPSKHNNRVSSDDVALILYTSGTTGNEKGVMLTHNNIIFSEEYFNKSLNLTEHDIIFMPAPLNHATGFHHGIISPMLLGGKIVLQSKFDGAKAIKLMNKEKCTYSMGSTPFIYDILKVLEDKNENIPSLKFYLCGGAHVPKKMVESAYNYGIKLCEVYGSTESVPHVFVRPNEAIKLMGSTSGSPIEGVEVKVVDENGKEVKPGIMGEELSRGPNVFVGYLNDIEATNKVLDNDGWYHSGDLCIHDGKGNIKIIGRKKDMIVRGGENLNSNKISEYVSSHYKIKDQAIISMPDERLGERICAYIVLEEGFEDFELKELIQYLMDKGVPKRYWPERLEIIEKIPRTDSGKIKKYILEEDLSLRMKLEMKVDNY; from the coding sequence ATGAAAGGAACAAAAATAAATGATGCACAAAAACATTTATATATACAAAAAGGTTATTGGAAAGATAAAACTCTCTTAGAATATTGGAATGAGTCTGTAGAAAAGTATAGAAAAAAAGAGTTTGTCGTAGATGATAAAGGAAAGCGATATACATATGAAGATATAGATAAGAAAGCATCTATATTAGCGAGATACTTTATAGAAAAAGGTATTAAACCATTAGATATAATATCTTATCAAATACCTGTTTGGTGCGAATTTATAATAATAAGCATAGCTTGTATTAAAGTAGGAGCTATAATGAACCCAATAGGAATGTGTTATAAATCTAATGAATTAATATATCTTTTAAATTTAAGTAAAACAAAGATATTTATTTGTCCGAGTTTTTTTCATAAAACTAATTATGAAGAGTCAATCTTATCTGTTAAAGAAAAAATAACTAATTTAAAAAGTATAGTAATTATAGATAAACATAAAAAAATAAATAGTTCATGTGATAACTTTTATAAGATATTAGATAACTATTTACCTTCTAAGCACAATAATAGAGTTAGTAGTGATGATGTAGCTCTTATTTTATATACTTCAGGGACTACAGGAAATGAAAAAGGAGTAATGCTAACTCATAATAATATAATTTTTAGTGAAGAGTATTTTAATAAATCATTAAATCTTACTGAACATGATATTATTTTTATGCCAGCACCATTAAATCATGCAACAGGATTTCATCATGGAATAATTTCGCCAATGCTTTTAGGGGGAAAAATAGTTTTGCAGTCTAAGTTTGATGGAGCTAAAGCTATAAAGCTAATGAATAAAGAAAAGTGTACTTATTCTATGGGGTCTACTCCATTTATTTATGATATTTTAAAGGTTCTAGAAGATAAAAATGAGAATATACCTTCTCTTAAATTCTACTTATGTGGTGGAGCACATGTTCCAAAGAAAATGGTTGAAAGTGCGTATAATTATGGAATTAAGCTTTGTGAAGTATACGGATCTACAGAAAGTGTACCTCACGTTTTTGTAAGACCTAATGAAGCTATAAAACTAATGGGAAGTACATCGGGAAGCCCAATAGAAGGTGTTGAAGTTAAAGTAGTGGATGAAAATGGGAAAGAGGTAAAACCAGGAATAATGGGAGAAGAATTATCCAGAGGACCAAATGTATTTGTAGGTTACTTAAATGATATTGAAGCTACAAATAAAGTCCTTGATAATGATGGATGGTATCATAGTGGAGATTTATGCATCCATGATGGAAAGGGTAATATAAAAATTATAGGAAGAAAAAAAGACATGATAGTAAGAGGTGGAGAAAATTTAAATTCAAATAAAATTAGTGAATATGTAAGTAGTCACTATAAAATAAAAGACCAAGCAATTATAAGCATGCCTGATGAAAGGCTTGGAGAGCGAATTTGTGCTTATATAGTTCTTGAAGAAGGTTTTGAGGATTTTGAACTTAAAGAATTGATTCAATATTTAATGGATAAAGGCGTACCTAAGAGATATTGGCCAGAAAGATTAGAAATTATAGAGAAAATACCAAGAACAGATAGTGGAAAAATAAAGAAGTATATATTAGAAGAAGACTTAAGTTTAAGGATGAAATTAGAAATGAAAGTAGATAATTATTAG